In Micromonospora ferruginea, the sequence GACCTCCCCCGGCCCGGGGCCGAGCAGCACCGCGCCAACCAGGATCGGCGCGCCGATCGCGTCGGCGGCCTGGGAGATGCGGTACCCGGCGGCGGGGTTGCGCAACGGGTCGATGTCGCTGGAGTTCTCCGGCCACACCACCAGGTCGGGGCGCTGCTGCGCGCCCGCGGCGACCCGCTCGGCGAGTTTCAGGGTGGCGTCGACGTGGTTGTTGAGCACCGCCTGCCGCTGGGCGTTGAAGTCCAGGCCCAGGCGGGGCACGTTGCCCTGCACGATCGCCACGGTGACGGTGTCGCCCGCGCCGCGTACCCCCGCCGGGACGGCCGGTCCGGCGGCGAGCAGCAGCGCCCCGGCGGCGGCCAGCCCGGCGATGGGCCGCCACTGCCCGGCCGGGCGCCGCCAGTCCCGCCAGGCGAGGGTCAGCAGGATCCCCCCGGCGAGCGCGACGGCGAACGTGACCAGCGGGGCGCCGCCGAGCGCGGCCAGGCGCAGCAGCGGCGAGGTGTCCTGGCTGAACGCCAGCCGCCCCCACGGGAACCCGCCGAACGGGGTGCGGTCGCGCAACGCCTCCTGCCCCACCCACAGCACACCGGTCAGCGGCGCCCACAGCACCCGCCACCGGTCGGCCAGCGGCGACACCCAGGCGGTGGCGGCGCCCAGCAGCGCCAGGTAGCCGGCCTGCAGCAGCGACAGCAACGCCCACGGCAGCCAGCCGGTGTGCAGGTTCGTCCACTCCAGCAGCGGCGCGAACAGCGCCACCCCGGCCAGGAACCCCAGCCCGGCCCCGGCGCGCAACCGCCGCCGGTGCGCCGCGGCGGCCAGCAACGCCACCCCGACCGGCGCGAGCGGCCACAGCCCGTACGGGGGGAACGCCGCCAGCAGCGCCAACCCGGCTACCACGGCGGCGGGCACGGCCAGCGTCAACGGCAGCGGCCGGCGCGCGCCGGGGTGCGGGCGTGCCCCGTCGGTGGCACGCGGCTGGTCCTGCTCGAGCGTCGTCACCGGCACCTCACCACGATCACGGGGCGAAGGCTACCCGGCGCGGACGGCTGGCGGCCCGTGGGCGGCCCGGTGACGGAAATCGGGGCGCGGCCGAAGCCGCACCCCGATGCTCCCAGGCCCTCCCCGGCCGGTGGGGCGAGAGTGATCGGCGCCGACCTTCGGACCGACCGGACGTGGACTGGCTGCCCCCGCCTGGCCGTTGTCTACTGGCCGTTCCTCACACCCTGCCCGTACACCGGTAACCGCGACCGGTTCGCGCCGCCCCGCCGACCCCCGCCCGCTGGACCTGGCCGCCGCAACCTTCCGGTCGCTCGGCCAGCGGACGAGAGGACGAAGCGAACAACAGCCGCTTCCCGTGGTAGGACTCAAAGACGGTACGGCGTGCACCCCCGCCGCTGTCAACCCACCCGGGCCTGTCGTGTGTTGCGCCACGGCGTGTCGCGTCGGCGCGTCTCGATGGGTGGACGCCCGCCTCAGCCGCCGAGGTGCCGGCGCAGCACCGCCGCCGCCGCGCCCGGATGCTCGGCGGCGAGCAGCCCGGCGGCGGCCAGCACGTAGTCCACGTCCACGACCGGGTGGGCGGCGCGCGGCAACGGCCACCCACCGGCGTGGTCGGTGAGCACCGCGTCGAGCACCACCCGCGCGTCGGCCGGGTCGCCGTGGCGCAACACCCCACCGGAGCCCACCAGCAGCCGCACCTCCCGCAGGTCCCGCCCGGCGCGTTCCCCGGTGGCCGCGCCCCGGGCGTGCCGGCGCACCGCCACCGTCGCGGCCAACGCCGCGATCCGCCCGTCCACCGCCCGGTCGGCGTCGGAGACCGGCAGGAACCCCGGATCGGCGGCCCGGACCGCCGCCGCGGCCGCCAGGGCATCCTGCTCCCCCGCCGCCAGCAGCCGCTCCTCCGCCGCCGCGCGCACCACACCCGGCGCGGACCACCGCATCCCCAGGTCCCCCTCCACGGTGCGGGCCCGCCACAGCGTGCCGGTGACCTCCCGGCCCGGCCCGTCGGCCCGCTCGTCCGGGGTGAGCACCGAATACACGTCGGTGGTCGCCCCACCCACGTCCACCACCGCCAGGTCACCGCCGACGGTGTCGGCGAGGACCTCCACGCCGGTGAGCACCGCGTCCGGGGTGGCGGCGCGCACCAGCCGCGCGAACCGCGACCCCCGCGACAGCTTCTTGCCGCCGATGACGTGCCGCAGGAACACCTCCCGGATCGCCGCGCGCGCCGGCGCCGGCGCCAGCACCCCGATGCGCGGCAGCACGTTGTCCGCCACGGTCACCGGCACCTTCGCCTCGGCGAGCAGCGCGTGCAGCCCGGCGCGGGCGTCGACGTTGCCGGCCAGCACCACCGGCACCCGCCAGCGGGCCTTCGCCAGCCGGGTCGCGTTGTGCGTCAACGTGTCCGCGTCGCCGCCGTCGGTGCCGCCGACCAGCAGCACCACGTCCGGGCGGGCCGCCCGCAACGCCGCCAGCTCCGCCGCGCCGAGCCGCCCGGCGGCCACGTGCACCACGTTCGCCCCCGCCGACAGGCCCACCCGCCGGCCCGCCTGCGCGGTCACCAGGGGCTCGTAGCCGACCACCGCCAGGCGCAGCCCCCCGCCGGCCGACGAACACACGTACCACGGCACGTCACCGACCCCGGCCGCCGCGGTGGCCGCGCCGACCGCGGCGTCCAGGCCGTGCAGCACGTCCGAACCCACCGTGGTCGGCGCCGACGCCGCGCCGACCAGCCGCCCGCCGTCGAGGTCGACCACCGCCGCCTTCGTGTACGTCGACCCGACGTCCGCGCAGACCGCGACGCTCACGCTGTGCTCTCTTTCGTTCGCGACTGCGGGGCTCGCAGGACCGGCTCGCTCCTCGCGCTCACGCGGAAGCGGGCACGACCACGGTGCCGGTCGCCGTCACCGCCACGATCGGCGGGTCCAGCACCTCGGCCGCCGAGTCGCCCTTGTCGGGGCGGCCCCGGCACACCACCGCGCAGCTCAACTCCAGCGTCCGGCTGCGCGAACCCACCCGCACGACCCGCGCGGTCACCTCCACCACGTCACCGGCGCGCACCGGCGCGACGAACCGCACGTCCGCGTAGCCGGCGAACAGGCCCTCGTCGCCGTCGGTGCGGATGCACACCTCGGTGGCCACGTCACCGAACAACCCCAACGCGTACGCCCCGTCGACCAGGTTCCCCGCGTAGTGCGCGTGCGCGTACGGCACGTACCGGCGGTGCGTCACGGTCAACCCCAGCCGGGGATCCTGCTCGCTCAACTGCTCGCCCTCCTGGAAGTGATCAACGCGTGCACGAGGTAGCTGGCCACCTCGCCCGGGGTGGTGCCGCGACCGAAGATCCGGTCCACGCCCAACTCCCCGGTCATCGTCTCGTCGAAGCGCGGCCCACCCACGATCAGCAGCGGCCGCTTCCCCGCCGGCATCGCCTCCCGGAACGCCGCCGACATCTCCCGCGTGTTGTGCAGATGCGCGTCGCGCTGCGTCACCACCTGCGACACCAGCACCGCGTCGGCCTTCTCCTGCCGGGCCGCCTCGACCAGCTCCGGCACGCTCACCTGCGCGCCCAGGTTGCTGACCTTCAACTCCCGGTAGTACTCCAGGCCCTTCTCCCCGGCGATGCCCTTGACGTTGAGGATCGCGTCGATGCCCACGGTGTGCGCGTCGGTGCCGATGCACGCCCCCACCACCGACAGCTTGCGGCGCATCCGCTGCTTCACCACCGCGTTGACCTCCTTGGCCGACAGCAGCGGGAAGTCCCGCTCCACCACCTGCACCTTGTCCAGGTCCACCAGGTGGTTCACCCGCCCGTACACCACGAAGAAGGTGAACCCGTCGCCGATCGGCTTGGCGTGCACCAGCATCGCCGGGTCCATGCCCATCTTGTTGGCCAACTGCACCGCCGCGCCCTCGGCCCGCTTGTCGTGCGGCACCGGCAACGTGAACGACACCTGCACCATGCCGTCGCCCGTGGTGTCCCCGTACGGCCGCACGACCGTCTTCCCGCGCTCGCTCATGAGGGCTGCTGCTCCAGGATCTCCGTCGCCGGGTTGAAGTAGTCGTCGGCGTGCCGCGCCACCCCGTCGAGACCCTTGCCCCGGTCCGCCGGCCGCTTCATGATCCCGAACGTGCCCTCGGCGATCGCCGTCAACAACGACTGCTCCCCGATCCGCTCCAGCAACTCCACCGCCTCACCGAGCACCCGGTGCGCCCGCTGCTGGATGAACCCGCCCGGCGCCGGCACGAAGTCCTCGTGCAACCCGCCCGCCGCGCCCAACACGTACCGCACGTTCTGCAACGCGATGTCCCGGTCCGACAACCACGGCGTCACCACCGCCTCGGTCATCATCCCCACCAGCAGGATGCCCTGCCCCGTCATGGTCCCGACCAGGTTGAAGAACCCGTCGAGCAGATTGCCCCGGAACACGTCCCCGGTCATGTGCTTCGTCGGCGGCATCCACTTCAACGGCGCGTCCGGGAACAACTCCCGCGCCAGCAACGCGTGCGCCAACTCCAACCGGAACGACTCCGGCACATCCGGGTTGATCTCAAACGCGTGCCCCAGCCCCAACAGCGGATCGGTCAACCCCGCCTCGTGCGCGAAGAACTCGTTCAACAACTGCGACACCGTCACCGTGTGCGCCTCGTCCACCGCGTCCGCGGTGGTCAGGTAGTTGTCCTCACCGGTGTTGATGATGATCCCCGCCCGCGCGTGCACCTGCCGCGAGAACCGCTGGTCCACGAACGTGCGGATCGGGTTGATGTCCCGGAACAGGATCCCGTACATCGAGTCGTTGAGCATCATGTCCAGCCGCTCCAGGCCGGCCAGCGTCGCCATCTCCGGCATGCACAGACCCGACGCGTAGTTCGTCAGCCGCACGTACCGGCCCAACTCCTTCGACGAGGAGTCCAGCGCCGCCCGCATCAACCGGAAGTTCTCCTGCGTCGCGTACGTGCCGGCGAAACCCTCCCGGGTCGCCCCCTCCGGCACGTAGTCCAGCAACGACTGCCCCGTCGACCGGATCACCGCGATCACGTCCGCGCCGGCCCGCGCCGCCGCCTGCGCCTGCGGGATGTCCTCGTAGATGTCCCCGGTCGCCACGATCAGATAGATCCACGGCCGCTGCTTCGGATCCCCGTACCGCTTCACCAGCCGCTCGCGCTCCACCCGCCGCCGGTCGACCTGCCGGATCCCCGCCGCCACCGCCCGCCGCGCCGCCCGCC encodes:
- the lnt gene encoding apolipoprotein N-acyltransferase, with product MTTLEQDQPRATDGARPHPGARRPLPLTLAVPAAVVAGLALLAAFPPYGLWPLAPVGVALLAAAAHRRRLRAGAGLGFLAGVALFAPLLEWTNLHTGWLPWALLSLLQAGYLALLGAATAWVSPLADRWRVLWAPLTGVLWVGQEALRDRTPFGGFPWGRLAFSQDTSPLLRLAALGGAPLVTFAVALAGGILLTLAWRDWRRPAGQWRPIAGLAAAGALLLAAGPAVPAGVRGAGDTVTVAIVQGNVPRLGLDFNAQRQAVLNNHVDATLKLAERVAAGAQQRPDLVVWPENSSDIDPLRNPAAGYRISQAADAIGAPILVGAVLLGPGPGEVRNAGLLWRPGSGADLGQVYTKRHPVPFAEYVPLRSVARRVSAEVDRVRSDFVPGQRPGVLDAGAATLGDVICFEVAYDGIVRDTVTGGAQLLVVQTNNATFDVAEARQQLAMVRLRAVEHGRAALMSSTVGVSGFVTPDGRVDGATGFNTAEVVVRQMRLGDGRTPATTVGMWPEVALAAVAVAALAGAAVARRRREATPG
- a CDS encoding glutamate mutase L, whose translation is MSVAVCADVGSTYTKAAVVDLDGGRLVGAASAPTTVGSDVLHGLDAAVGAATAAAGVGDVPWYVCSSAGGGLRLAVVGYEPLVTAQAGRRVGLSAGANVVHVAAGRLGAAELAALRAARPDVVLLVGGTDGGDADTLTHNATRLAKARWRVPVVLAGNVDARAGLHALLAEAKVPVTVADNVLPRIGVLAPAPARAAIREVFLRHVIGGKKLSRGSRFARLVRAATPDAVLTGVEVLADTVGGDLAVVDVGGATTDVYSVLTPDERADGPGREVTGTLWRARTVEGDLGMRWSAPGVVRAAAEERLLAAGEQDALAAAAAVRAADPGFLPVSDADRAVDGRIAALAATVAVRRHARGAATGERAGRDLREVRLLVGSGGVLRHGDPADARVVLDAVLTDHAGGWPLPRAAHPVVDVDYVLAAAGLLAAEHPGAAAAVLRRHLGG
- a CDS encoding OAM dimerization domain-containing protein — its product is MSERGKTVVRPYGDTTGDGMVQVSFTLPVPHDKRAEGAAVQLANKMGMDPAMLVHAKPIGDGFTFFVVYGRVNHLVDLDKVQVVERDFPLLSAKEVNAVVKQRMRRKLSVVGACIGTDAHTVGIDAILNVKGIAGEKGLEYYRELKVSNLGAQVSVPELVEAARQEKADAVLVSQVVTQRDAHLHNTREMSAAFREAMPAGKRPLLIVGGPRFDETMTGELGVDRIFGRGTTPGEVASYLVHALITSRRASS
- a CDS encoding hotdog domain-containing protein yields the protein MSEQDPRLGLTVTHRRYVPYAHAHYAGNLVDGAYALGLFGDVATEVCIRTDGDEGLFAGYADVRFVAPVRAGDVVEVTARVVRVGSRSRTLELSCAVVCRGRPDKGDSAAEVLDPPIVAVTATGTVVVPASA
- a CDS encoding lysine 5,6-aminomutase subunit alpha; amino-acid sequence: MTGKLGLDPALVARARELARRAGQPVVDLARSHTTVSVERAVLRLAGVSGADPDGIPWVNRLVDAVVADVGLGHGVSVPVFDALAREGIADVTLLAQKAAAGSVRFAVPSGKAATAARRAARRAVAAGIRQVDRRRVERERLVKRYGDPKQRPWIYLIVATGDIYEDIPQAQAAARAGADVIAVIRSTGQSLLDYVPEGATREGFAGTYATQENFRLMRAALDSSSKELGRYVRLTNYASGLCMPEMATLAGLERLDMMLNDSMYGILFRDINPIRTFVDQRFSRQVHARAGIIINTGEDNYLTTADAVDEAHTVTVSQLLNEFFAHEAGLTDPLLGLGHAFEINPDVPESFRLELAHALLARELFPDAPLKWMPPTKHMTGDVFRGNLLDGFFNLVGTMTGQGILLVGMMTEAVVTPWLSDRDIALQNVRYVLGAAGGLHEDFVPAPGGFIQQRAHRVLGEAVELLERIGEQSLLTAIAEGTFGIMKRPADRGKGLDGVARHADDYFNPATEILEQQPS